The region GCACCGATCGACGACAGGTTGAATCCGGCGCCGGTGGGGTCGGCGACCGCGGCGAGTCGACCGTAGGGAGTGTCCTCCGCCGCTCGGACGACGCTGCCGCCGTTGTCGAGGATCACCTGGACGGTCTTGTCGACGTCGTCGGCGCCGAGGAAGAAACACCAGTCCGACGGCACACCCTCGCCCAGGATGCCGGCGCCGTCCATCACGCCGACGAGGTCGTGCCCGTCGAAAGATGCTGTGCTGTAACGAAAGTCGTCGCTGTCGGACACGGTGGCGGTCTGCCAGCCGAACGCTTCGCGGTAGAAGTCGAGCGCCGCGCGGTAATCGCGGGTGGTGAGCTGGTGATACGCCGGTGCGCCGTGCTCGTCGACGACGTCGAAGCCGCGATGTCCGGTCGGCTGCCAGAG is a window of Mycolicibacterium chubuense NBB4 DNA encoding:
- a CDS encoding VOC family protein; its protein translation is MPVRTSAPLGAPIWIDLATSDLEQAQRFYGTVFGWTFESAGAEYGGYVTAFLDGRHVAGLMVNDPQWGAPDGWTTYLHTADISDTVAKATAAGATSCVAPMEVKDKGWMGMLSDPTGAFFGLWQPTGHRGFDVVDEHGAPAYHQLTTRDYRAALDFYREAFGWQTATVSDSDDFRYSTASFDGHDLVGVMDGAGILGEGVPSDWCFFLGADDVDKTVQVILDNGGSVVRAAEDTPYGRLAAVADPTGAGFNLSSIGA